CCCCCCTCACATCACACTCTTGACGACTAGCGTCTAAGGTTTTCACACCCACAGCATAACCGAGTGCCTCCATTTATAAGGGTAAGGAGACATCACCAATATATTTAAAAACGTTCTAATTCTTAATAACGAACGATTTGATTAAAAAAAAACCAATTTTAAAAAAACTTATTGGTTAAATATGCATTACTAATTTTCATTAACAATGACTCCAACAATGTTTGCCTTCGCAAATTCAAGAGCCTTTTTTGTTTTCCAAGCATTATCATGACTTGTTGAACTGGAACTAACCACTAGAATTACACCGTCGCACTTATTTGCTAATACTCTTGAATCTGCAACTTTAAGTACTCCTGGTGAATCAATTAAAATCACGTCATATGTGTGAATTGCCTCACTTAATAATTTATCCATCATTTCAGATCCAAGTAGTTCAGTGGGATTATAAGGGATAGTCCCTGCTGTCAAAACATCTAATCTTCCAATTTCGGTTCGATAAACTGTTTCCTCTATAATTACTTTTCCTGTTAACACTTCCGTTAACCCATTTGAGTTTGGAACTTTAAACATATGATGGAGCGATGGTTCTCTTAGATTTGCATCGATAAGTAGTACTTTTTCTTTTTGAAAAGCCATGGATACGGCCATATTTGCAACTGTGGTTGACTTTCCTTCACATTCTTTAGGGGATGTAATCAATAAAATTGTTTTTTTTCCCTTTTCTGTTACAAATTTAATATTTGTTCTTATTTCTCTAAATTGCTCCGCTATAATTGAATCAGGATTAGAGTAAGCAATTAAATTCCGTCTATGTGTCTGTAATGAAGGTTTTGTTTTACTTAGTAACAATAGATTCACCTCTATTATTATTTAATGCTGGATGGTGATTACTTTTCTTTTTGATATTTTTCTTGTTCATATGAGAAATACGGCCTAAAACGGGTAGACCTAGGAAATCTTCTAGCTCTCTTTCTGATCTGAAACTATCATCTAATGAATCTATCAATAAAGCTATTCCTATTCCTGTTACTAAACCTATTACAAACGCTAATATAATTGGCTGGTTTGATTTCTGATTAATTGGGTTTTTGTTAACTTTTGCATCTGATAAATCTTTTATTGCAGTAAAACCAACAATTTTAGGTACTTCTTCCTTGAAAACTTTTGCTGTAGTATTTGCGATTTTGACTGCTAATTGTGGGTTACTATCAATGACATTTATGCTGACAACTTGTGATTCATCAACACTTTGAATTGTTATCTGATTTGCTAATGATTCTGGTGTTCTATTTAGTTTTAATTCTTCAACTACTTTTTCAAGAATGGAAGTGTCTTTAATAATAACTTGCAGAGTTTTCATTTGTCCTGAATCTGCTTCAATGATAAGTCTTGTTGAAGTTTGGTACAAAAATGTTGTCGAGTTTGAATTATAAATAAGCCCTAATACAGTGGCAATAATAGTAACCAATAAGATAATCCATATTCTTTTTTTGAGGATATTGAAAATCTCTTTTAAATCTATTTCCTTAGCTTTATAGTTCATCTCATTTAAGTTCTTCATATTACCACCTTTGTAAGAATAATTTCCAATTGAATTTTATTTTATATGTTTCTTTTATAGAACATTATTTATATTGATAAGTTATTTACTACACCTATACCTTTATTTTAGTTCTATATAAAGAACAAGTCAATGTTAGTTTTTTATTTTTTCTGATAATTTTTATATTGATACCTAAATAGCATTCATTTGTTTCTCTAGCAAGTTGTTAAATAATCCTTTTTTGTTTAATGCTAACTCTAAAAAATCACCCTTCTGAATAATTTTACCATTATCTAAAACAATGACTTGATCTGCATTTTTTATCGTAGACAAGCGATGTGCAATAACTATAATAGTCATCTTTCCTTTTAATTTTTCAAGTGCAGTCTGGATTTTTGATTCATTTTCTGAATCAAGCGCACTCGTAGCTTCATCCAAAATTAACACTGATGGTTTTCGAAGAATTGCACGTGCCAATACAAGCCGCTGTCGTTCACCACCTGAAAGCCTTACACCACGGTCTCCAATTAAAGTATCTAGCCCATGTGGAAGGTTCCTAACAAAATCAGCGGCAGATGAGAACTCCAATGATTCCCAAAGTTTTTCATCACATGCATTTGGTTCAATCATTAATAAATTCTCTCTAATCGTAGCATTAAATAGAAAAGGATCCTGTGGCACATAACTTATTGAACGCCGTAAAGACAATAAATTTCCATTTGTTAATGGAATCCCATCAACTAATAGTTCACCTTTTTCCGGTTGATTTAATCCCATTATTATGTCTATCAAGGTACTTTTACCAGCACCGGATGGTCCGA
The DNA window shown above is from Bacillus sp. T3 and carries:
- a CDS encoding CpsD/CapB family tyrosine-protein kinase, with the translated sequence MLLSKTKPSLQTHRRNLIAYSNPDSIIAEQFREIRTNIKFVTEKGKKTILLITSPKECEGKSTTVANMAVSMAFQKEKVLLIDANLREPSLHHMFKVPNSNGLTEVLTGKVIIEETVYRTEIGRLDVLTAGTIPYNPTELLGSEMMDKLLSEAIHTYDVILIDSPGVLKVADSRVLANKCDGVILVVSSSSTSHDNAWKTKKALEFAKANIVGVIVNEN
- a CDS encoding YveK family protein — its product is MKNLNEMNYKAKEIDLKEIFNILKKRIWIILLVTIIATVLGLIYNSNSTTFLYQTSTRLIIEADSGQMKTLQVIIKDTSILEKVVEELKLNRTPESLANQITIQSVDESQVVSINVIDSNPQLAVKIANTTAKVFKEEVPKIVGFTAIKDLSDAKVNKNPINQKSNQPIILAFVIGLVTGIGIALLIDSLDDSFRSERELEDFLGLPVLGRISHMNKKNIKKKSNHHPALNNNRGESIVTK